One Peterkaempfera bronchialis DNA window includes the following coding sequences:
- a CDS encoding helix-turn-helix transcriptional regulator — translation MLNNPDWTPDQARRELDLSQIGYELALHTLLEAGLLRATSDSRGFTPVAPETAVAWLLAVEEESAARWISAVQERRSTISALAANMMQLQAKSSTETRIQLLTGEERISAALHGASVTVQSEILSMHPGAPLPKEALEASMARNRSVLERGVTMRSIHLEAMDRVPYAKAHLEALQESGCQVRVTPTLPFRLILVDQVLAYVTAPVKGAGLSALEIRGDEVCWLLRQAFEHCWLHGRPVVRSGSAEEGVDLSDREKAVLRMLAAGYTDDSVARALGISTRTLRRMTTMILEKIGARSRFEAGVRSAMLSLI, via the coding sequence ATGCTGAACAATCCCGACTGGACGCCGGACCAGGCCCGTCGCGAACTCGACCTCTCCCAGATCGGCTATGAACTGGCCCTGCACACCCTGCTGGAGGCGGGCCTGCTGCGGGCGACCTCCGACTCCCGCGGCTTCACCCCGGTCGCGCCCGAGACCGCGGTCGCCTGGCTGCTGGCGGTGGAGGAGGAGAGCGCCGCGAGATGGATCTCCGCCGTGCAGGAGCGGCGTTCGACGATCTCCGCGCTGGCGGCGAACATGATGCAGCTCCAGGCGAAGTCCAGCACCGAGACCCGGATCCAGTTGCTGACCGGCGAGGAGCGCATCTCGGCGGCGCTGCACGGGGCGTCGGTGACCGTGCAGTCGGAGATCCTCTCCATGCATCCGGGGGCGCCGCTGCCCAAGGAGGCGCTGGAGGCCAGCATGGCCCGCAACCGCTCGGTGCTGGAACGGGGCGTGACCATGAGGTCGATCCATCTGGAGGCCATGGACAGGGTGCCATACGCCAAGGCGCACCTGGAAGCGCTCCAGGAGTCGGGCTGCCAGGTCCGGGTGACGCCGACCCTGCCGTTCCGGCTGATCCTGGTCGACCAGGTGCTCGCCTATGTGACCGCCCCGGTCAAGGGCGCCGGGCTGTCCGCGCTGGAGATCAGGGGCGACGAGGTCTGCTGGCTGCTGCGCCAAGCCTTCGAACACTGTTGGCTGCACGGCAGACCGGTGGTGCGGAGCGGAAGCGCGGAGGAGGGGGTGGACCTGTCGGACCGGGAGAAGGCGGTGCTACGCATGTTGGCCGCCGGCTACACCGACGACTCGGTGGCGCGCGCCCTGGGCATCTCCACCCGGACGCTGCGGCGGATGACAACCATGATCCTGGAGAAGATCGGTGCCCGCAGCCGCTTCGAGGCCGGTGTCAGAAGCGCCATGCTGTCGCTGATCTAA
- a CDS encoding aspartate aminotransferase family protein has product MTRLQAPVPEARSTGTVLGPEFVRGDGPWLFTEDGTAWFDGTSGSGAATLGHQHTAVTAAAAEQLLRITHTGCKLGSDARTRMVTAIGRISPYDEPAVLPTATGAEAVESALKIARAATGHRAVVAFRHGYHGKTAGALALTWRDEFKPHSDLPAHAVVRADLPDPRRPSADDAQTFAAHLSAALDRADLLGGTAAVVLEPVQVTEGILEVAPVLLDEIARQAHSRGALLVLDEIYTGLGRAGRLFTAELMAERPDLTLLGKTLGNGFPVGAVVGERHVVDALPPGVQTSTFSGHPVSCAAAAAVLDTVRSEALPARALALGARMAADLGALAARYPWIASVRTVGALAAFDCVRDGGPDPVRARAVTRAALHGRLLLFGGGPEGASVKIVPPALLDDDAYRSLAAGLADAVALADSGSEALT; this is encoded by the coding sequence ATGACGCGACTGCAGGCCCCGGTCCCCGAGGCGCGTTCCACCGGGACCGTGCTCGGGCCCGAGTTCGTCAGGGGCGACGGCCCCTGGCTCTTCACCGAGGACGGCACCGCCTGGTTCGACGGGACGTCGGGCAGCGGCGCCGCGACCCTCGGCCACCAGCACACCGCCGTCACCGCCGCCGCGGCGGAGCAGCTGCTGCGGATCACCCACACCGGTTGCAAGCTCGGCTCCGACGCCCGCACCCGGATGGTCACCGCCATCGGGCGGATCAGCCCCTATGACGAGCCGGCCGTGCTGCCCACCGCGACCGGCGCGGAAGCGGTCGAGTCGGCGCTGAAGATCGCCCGGGCCGCCACCGGCCACCGTGCCGTGGTCGCCTTCCGCCACGGCTACCACGGCAAGACCGCCGGGGCCCTGGCGCTGACCTGGCGTGATGAGTTCAAGCCGCACAGCGATCTGCCCGCCCATGCGGTGGTCCGGGCCGACCTGCCCGATCCGCGCAGGCCCTCGGCGGACGACGCACAGACCTTCGCCGCACACCTCTCCGCCGCGCTCGACCGGGCCGACCTGCTCGGCGGGACCGCCGCCGTCGTGCTGGAACCGGTCCAGGTCACCGAGGGCATACTGGAGGTGGCCCCCGTCCTGCTGGACGAGATCGCCCGTCAGGCGCACAGCCGGGGGGCGCTGCTTGTACTGGACGAGATCTACACCGGCCTGGGCCGCGCCGGACGGCTGTTCACCGCCGAGCTGATGGCGGAGCGGCCCGATCTGACGCTGCTGGGCAAGACGCTGGGCAACGGCTTCCCGGTCGGCGCGGTGGTGGGCGAACGGCATGTCGTCGACGCGCTGCCGCCCGGTGTGCAGACCTCCACCTTCTCCGGCCACCCGGTCTCCTGCGCGGCGGCAGCCGCCGTGCTCGACACCGTGCGCAGCGAGGCCCTGCCCGCCAGGGCGCTGGCGCTGGGCGCCAGGATGGCCGCCGACCTGGGGGCGCTGGCGGCCCGCTACCCGTGGATCGCCTCGGTCCGTACCGTCGGCGCTCTCGCCGCCTTCGACTGCGTACGCGACGGCGGGCCGGACCCGGTCCGCGCCCGGGCGGTGACGCGGGCCGCGCTACACGGCCGGCTGCTGCTCTTCGGCGGCGGCCCCGAGGGGGCCAGCGTCAAGATCGTGCCGCCGGCGCTGCTCGACGACGACGCCTACCGATCCCTGGCGGCCGGACTGGCGGATGCCGTGGCCCTGGCCGACTCCGGCAGTGAGGCACTGACATGA
- a CDS encoding 3-hydroxyacyl-CoA dehydrogenase NAD-binding domain-containing protein: MTAAPDTPVLVSRRLVADGAPLPVLQEVRCGPPGRGELRIRAAWSLVSPGTELHYLDRSARTGERFPLGYCSAGTVEATGPGTPGFAPGDRVIAMGWGEAVHADVVTVPHRLCRQVPDRLGLDHAVVACLAATAVHAVDRATLCDGDEVAVVGAGIVGQLAAQTAAARGHPVTLLDVRQDRLRGAATLGLDVAEAGAFLAGSGGRSAGGRSAGGRCVLLCGTGDADETVAAAARWAGRAPGRPRLVGVGRFAARVEFSVELGNLDIRYAARCGAGYRDPSYARGLTEVTAPAGEGTVTENLQRALALIDAGAIRPAAMMLPRFPLGQADRAYAELRERPPHPAVLFAHGSHPPDAPHDLRRSGGRAEEPRAL, encoded by the coding sequence GTGACGGCCGCCCCGGACACGCCCGTGCTGGTCTCCCGGCGCCTGGTCGCCGACGGCGCCCCGCTGCCCGTGCTCCAGGAGGTGCGGTGCGGCCCGCCCGGCCGTGGCGAGCTGCGCATCCGCGCGGCGTGGAGCCTGGTCAGCCCCGGCACCGAGCTGCACTACCTGGACCGCTCTGCGCGCACCGGCGAGCGGTTCCCGCTCGGCTACTGCTCCGCCGGGACCGTGGAGGCGACCGGTCCCGGAACGCCCGGCTTCGCCCCCGGCGACCGGGTGATCGCGATGGGCTGGGGCGAGGCGGTCCACGCCGACGTGGTGACCGTCCCCCACCGCCTGTGCCGCCAGGTTCCCGACCGGCTCGGCCTGGACCACGCCGTCGTGGCCTGCCTGGCCGCCACCGCGGTGCACGCCGTCGACCGGGCGACGCTCTGCGACGGGGACGAGGTGGCCGTCGTGGGCGCTGGCATCGTCGGACAGCTGGCCGCCCAGACCGCCGCCGCACGCGGCCACCCGGTGACCCTCCTGGATGTACGGCAGGACCGGCTGCGCGGGGCGGCGACGCTCGGCCTGGACGTCGCCGAGGCCGGTGCGTTCCTGGCCGGGAGCGGCGGTCGGTCGGCGGGCGGTCGGTCGGCGGGCGGGCGCTGTGTGCTGCTCTGCGGTACCGGCGACGCCGACGAGACGGTGGCCGCCGCCGCCCGCTGGGCGGGCCGCGCCCCCGGTCGGCCGCGCCTGGTCGGCGTGGGCCGGTTCGCCGCCCGGGTCGAGTTCAGCGTCGAACTGGGCAACCTCGACATCCGCTATGCGGCCCGCTGCGGGGCCGGTTACCGCGACCCCTCCTATGCCCGTGGCCTCACGGAGGTCACCGCGCCCGCCGGCGAGGGCACCGTCACCGAGAACCTCCAGCGCGCACTGGCCCTGATCGATGCCGGCGCCATCCGCCCGGCGGCGATGATGCTGCCCCGCTTCCCGCTCGGGCAGGCCGATCGGGCCTATGCGGAGCTCCGCGAGCGCCCACCCCACCCGGCCGTCCTCTTCGCCCACGGCAGCCACCCGCCGGACGCCCCGCACGACCTCCGCCGATCCGGCGGCCGAGCCGAGGAGCCACGCGCACTGTGA
- a CDS encoding 3-phosphoshikimate 1-carboxyvinyltransferase codes for MLEIQEFAMPATAAADLVVDGGRARRGSGRIEVTVPGDKSVSHRALLAALLPGAPAVSTVRNANLGGAVRALLPAMAALGVEVTAQDRTLTVRRTATPVPQPTRSHPTGGGWPRDIPYLQTEGSSAAARLLIGVLAGSGTTAIVDGDDVLRHRPMDWLVEPLVELGARLSYLGAPGRLPVLVGGPVHRPGTVELCVGSAQARSGVLLAAVAAGLPVTVRHSVRSRDHTERMLAAFGAGLTADDGQVAYDGGPYTVPPVIEVPADPSLAAYPVAARLLYGTGGELRVPYVCLNPTRLGFFEVLRAAGADIDYQDRGTTSAGEPVGTIVVDGGLDSVRAVRVDDPALLHALIDEVPLLAAVAATLPGDSWIGCAEELRFKETDRLATTAGMVRAFGATVGTVGDGLAVHGGTVLRAGRVPAFEDHRIAMAAATLAMSLPGRTTVSGGACHRTSFPDFAEVQRAVGARVCEDTDR; via the coding sequence GTGCTGGAGATCCAGGAATTCGCCATGCCCGCGACTGCGGCGGCGGACCTCGTGGTAGACGGCGGAAGGGCGCGGCGCGGCAGTGGACGGATCGAGGTCACGGTGCCCGGCGACAAGTCGGTGAGCCACCGCGCGCTGCTCGCGGCCCTGCTGCCCGGCGCCCCCGCCGTGTCGACGGTGCGCAACGCCAACCTCGGCGGGGCGGTACGCGCGCTGCTGCCGGCGATGGCGGCCCTGGGCGTCGAGGTGACGGCGCAGGACCGGACGCTCACCGTGCGGCGCACGGCGACGCCCGTACCCCAGCCGACCCGGTCGCACCCGACCGGCGGCGGGTGGCCGCGCGACATCCCCTACCTACAGACTGAGGGGTCGAGCGCGGCAGCCCGCCTGCTCATCGGGGTGCTCGCCGGCAGCGGGACCACCGCGATCGTCGACGGTGACGATGTGCTGCGCCACCGGCCGATGGACTGGCTGGTGGAGCCGCTGGTCGAACTGGGAGCGCGCCTCAGCTACCTGGGCGCCCCCGGACGGCTGCCGGTCCTGGTCGGCGGCCCAGTGCACCGGCCCGGCACCGTCGAGCTGTGCGTGGGCAGCGCACAGGCGCGCTCCGGCGTGCTGCTGGCCGCCGTGGCCGCCGGACTGCCGGTCACCGTGCGCCACTCCGTCAGATCCCGCGACCACACCGAGCGGATGCTCGCCGCCTTCGGCGCCGGGCTGACGGCGGACGACGGACAGGTGGCGTACGACGGCGGCCCGTACACCGTGCCCCCGGTGATCGAGGTGCCCGCCGACCCCTCGCTCGCGGCCTATCCGGTGGCGGCTCGGCTGCTGTACGGCACCGGCGGGGAGCTGCGGGTGCCGTACGTCTGCCTCAACCCCACCCGGCTCGGCTTCTTCGAGGTGCTGCGCGCGGCCGGTGCGGACATCGACTACCAGGACCGGGGCACCACCTCGGCCGGTGAACCGGTGGGCACGATCGTGGTCGACGGCGGACTGGACTCGGTCCGCGCGGTCCGGGTGGACGATCCGGCGCTGCTGCACGCCCTGATCGACGAGGTACCGCTGCTCGCCGCAGTGGCCGCCACCCTGCCGGGGGACTCGTGGATCGGCTGCGCGGAAGAGCTCCGTTTCAAGGAGACCGACCGGCTGGCCACCACCGCTGGGATGGTCCGGGCGTTCGGGGCCACCGTCGGGACGGTCGGCGACGGGTTGGCCGTGCACGGCGGGACGGTGCTGCGGGCCGGGCGGGTGCCCGCCTTTGAGGACCACCGCATCGCCATGGCCGCCGCGACCCTCGCGATGAGCCTGCCCGGCCGCACCACCGTCTCCGGCGGTGCCTGCCACCGGACGTCGTTCCCCGACTTCGCCGAGGTGCAGCGCGCCGTCGGTGCCAGGGTCTGTGAGGACACCGACCGATGA
- a CDS encoding GNAT family N-acetyltransferase produces the protein MAFPDVAPPPRILVGAPRLTDRVVWLRPLRMADAPAVARSGDDPEVARWTPFPSPFSEQDARNWIATQSTAGTVDLAVTDRESGPEILGWVGLHDIDLPQRRAELGIWLAAGARGRGVARRAIALLTNWGFRELGLLRIAALCLSENAVGRRTMESAGFAPEGVLRGYEDVKGVRHDTAILGMVHPDLCG, from the coding sequence ATGGCCTTCCCCGACGTGGCACCGCCCCCACGCATACTGGTGGGCGCACCCCGACTCACCGACCGCGTCGTGTGGTTGCGCCCGCTGCGGATGGCCGACGCCCCTGCGGTGGCCCGGTCCGGCGACGACCCCGAGGTAGCCCGCTGGACGCCCTTCCCGTCCCCCTTCAGCGAGCAGGACGCCAGGAACTGGATCGCCACCCAGTCCACGGCCGGCACCGTCGACCTGGCCGTCACCGACCGCGAGAGCGGCCCGGAGATCCTCGGCTGGGTCGGTCTGCATGACATCGACCTGCCGCAGCGGCGGGCCGAACTGGGCATCTGGCTGGCGGCAGGCGCGCGCGGCCGGGGCGTCGCGCGCCGCGCCATCGCCCTGCTCACCAACTGGGGCTTCCGGGAACTGGGCCTGCTGAGGATCGCCGCGCTCTGCCTGAGCGAGAACGCCGTCGGCCGCCGGACCATGGAGTCGGCCGGTTTCGCTCCCGAGGGCGTGCTGCGCGGCTACGAGGACGTGAAGGGCGTGCGCCACGACACCGCGATCCTCGGCATGGTCCACCCGGACCTGTGCGGCTAG
- a CDS encoding Coenzyme F420 hydrogenase/dehydrogenase, beta subunit C-terminal domain → MTFEQLRKDVLSPDLCTVCGACQLVCPPGVIGFDGLDPVLTAESWTEADCAGCGDCLAVCPGLDPASPSAEVRLFGRSRTPEERWTGIFTEVVAGYALDPEVFEASASGGSITALLQTAMVALGVDVVLSMGRDRDEPWRAAPALVRDPAGLTETAQSTYQLAPYLGALREVMERQPGARVAMTGVACHIQALRKLQAMDTPAGRWARDRVVLAVEPACSSSTRPEGTAAVIRDRAEVPLESVVRLRYREGEYPGGISIRTADGADHRVAFWQAVRDFAGNKTHRCLSCGDWMSGLADVSVSDGDPNIFAASVGGAGQHKHGRVFIRTEAGAKAVAEGQARGLLSHSPVDIVGLNLGLERKRNRRASYERSGRPTPLGPIENFREELEIVPDEHWIAAPATPAAPPVEDGR, encoded by the coding sequence ATGACCTTCGAACAGCTGCGCAAGGACGTCCTCAGCCCCGACTTGTGCACCGTCTGCGGGGCCTGCCAGCTCGTCTGCCCGCCCGGGGTGATCGGCTTCGACGGGCTGGACCCGGTGCTCACCGCCGAGTCCTGGACCGAGGCGGACTGCGCCGGGTGCGGAGACTGCCTGGCTGTCTGCCCCGGTCTCGACCCGGCCAGCCCCAGCGCCGAGGTACGGCTCTTCGGCCGGTCCCGCACCCCCGAGGAGCGCTGGACCGGCATCTTCACCGAGGTGGTCGCCGGGTATGCGCTCGACCCCGAGGTCTTCGAGGCGTCCGCCAGCGGCGGCAGCATCACCGCACTGCTCCAGACCGCCATGGTGGCGCTCGGCGTGGATGTGGTGCTCTCCATGGGACGCGACCGCGACGAACCGTGGCGGGCGGCCCCGGCCCTGGTACGCGACCCCGCCGGGCTGACCGAGACCGCCCAGTCGACGTACCAGCTGGCCCCCTACCTGGGGGCGCTGCGCGAGGTGATGGAGCGTCAACCGGGCGCCCGGGTCGCGATGACCGGGGTGGCCTGCCATATCCAGGCGCTGCGCAAACTCCAGGCGATGGACACCCCGGCCGGGCGCTGGGCGCGCGACCGGGTGGTGCTCGCCGTCGAACCGGCCTGTTCGTCGAGCACCCGGCCGGAGGGCACGGCGGCGGTGATCCGCGACCGGGCCGAGGTGCCGCTGGAGTCCGTGGTCCGGCTGCGCTACCGCGAGGGCGAGTACCCCGGTGGCATCAGCATCAGGACCGCCGACGGCGCCGACCACCGGGTGGCGTTCTGGCAGGCGGTCAGGGACTTCGCGGGCAACAAGACCCACCGGTGCCTGTCCTGCGGCGACTGGATGTCGGGGCTGGCCGACGTCAGCGTCAGCGACGGCGACCCGAACATCTTCGCGGCGAGCGTCGGCGGCGCGGGGCAGCACAAGCACGGCCGGGTGTTCATCCGTACCGAGGCCGGGGCCAAGGCGGTCGCCGAGGGACAGGCCCGTGGCCTGCTCAGCCACAGCCCGGTGGACATCGTCGGCCTCAACCTCGGGCTGGAGCGCAAGCGCAACCGGCGGGCCTCCTATGAGCGTTCGGGACGACCCACGCCGCTCGGCCCCATCGAGAACTTCCGGGAAGAGCTGGAGATCGTGCCGGACGAGCACTGGATCGCGGCCCCCGCCACTCCCGCCGCGCCTCCCGTGGAGGACGGACGGTGA
- a CDS encoding non-ribosomal peptide synthetase translates to MTAAPIHDGADTGHRPFPEAERAGTLVHRFLEIAAAHPGRAAVVTPDTRWTYQETADRSARVAAGLAAAGLRPGHRVALLFSHGAEMIAALLGVLRAGLSYVPLDAAYPEQRLAYMASDSGARALVCGRAHLPSAVKLAAGRPLLGYEELVRHDAGDPAVRAAPAGEAYVLYTSGSTGRPKPVAQVHRNVLHHTRVWTDGLGIGPRDRLTLQSAYSWDSAVQDTFAALLNGAALYPVDLKALGVSSLLDWMAAEELTVYHSTLPVFRALARAMEARGIRLPAMRMLALGGDTLHLADLDAYRRTFEPHCRVAGAYGSTECSCALLRVAGPDYRPPTGVFPLGGPVAGTTVTLEGPDGRTVDGAGEGEIVVAGRYLAPGATAPGEPYRTGDLAQRLDDGTLLLIGRRDFQVKISGIRVETGEVESALKELPQIREAVVMPFTDRLGERQLAAHLVAEPGARPLPTELRAALRAVLPDHAVPTAYVLLDELPLTANHKIDRAALPDPSQVGRPLRAAVGGRAADRLERQVTDLWCEVLGIADAGPDDNFFDLGGTSLRVAAVHERLTRGLAPALRMTDLYRAPTVRALTRLIRQATATAATATATATTAAALVGPDSAAGAARGTRRRAARGLRRTPARTPHTSTPPLLGEDRTSAPGGTCD, encoded by the coding sequence GTGACCGCCGCCCCCATCCACGACGGCGCCGACACCGGGCACCGGCCGTTTCCCGAGGCGGAGCGGGCCGGGACGCTGGTCCACCGGTTCCTGGAGATCGCCGCCGCCCACCCCGGCCGGGCGGCCGTGGTCACGCCCGACACCCGCTGGACGTACCAGGAGACCGCAGACCGCTCGGCCCGGGTGGCCGCAGGGCTGGCTGCGGCCGGGCTGCGGCCGGGACACCGGGTCGCCCTGCTCTTCTCGCACGGCGCCGAGATGATCGCCGCGCTGCTGGGCGTCCTGCGGGCCGGTCTCTCCTACGTTCCACTGGACGCGGCCTACCCCGAGCAGCGGCTCGCCTATATGGCCTCGGACTCCGGCGCCCGGGCCCTGGTGTGCGGCCGGGCCCATCTGCCGTCTGCCGTGAAGCTTGCCGCCGGGCGCCCTCTGCTCGGGTACGAGGAGCTGGTACGCCATGACGCCGGTGACCCGGCGGTGCGCGCGGCCCCGGCCGGCGAGGCGTATGTGCTGTACACCTCGGGCTCCACCGGCCGCCCCAAGCCCGTCGCGCAGGTGCACCGAAATGTCCTGCACCACACCCGGGTGTGGACCGACGGCCTGGGCATCGGCCCACGGGACCGGCTGACCCTACAGTCCGCGTACAGCTGGGACTCCGCGGTGCAGGACACCTTCGCCGCGCTGCTCAACGGCGCGGCGCTGTACCCGGTCGACCTCAAGGCGCTGGGTGTCAGCAGTCTGCTGGACTGGATGGCCGCAGAGGAGCTGACCGTCTACCACTCCACACTGCCGGTCTTCCGAGCCCTGGCCCGGGCGATGGAGGCGCGCGGCATCCGGCTCCCGGCCATGCGCATGCTCGCCCTCGGCGGGGACACGCTCCACCTTGCCGACCTCGACGCCTACCGCCGGACCTTCGAGCCGCACTGCCGGGTCGCGGGCGCCTACGGCTCCACCGAGTGCTCCTGTGCGCTGCTGCGGGTCGCCGGACCGGACTACCGGCCGCCCACCGGTGTCTTCCCCCTCGGCGGCCCGGTGGCCGGGACCACGGTCACGCTGGAGGGCCCGGACGGCCGTACGGTCGACGGTGCCGGCGAGGGCGAGATCGTGGTCGCCGGCCGCTATCTGGCGCCGGGCGCGACCGCCCCGGGGGAGCCGTACCGCACCGGCGACCTCGCACAGCGGCTGGACGACGGCACGCTGCTGCTGATCGGGCGGCGCGACTTCCAGGTCAAGATCTCCGGCATCCGGGTCGAGACCGGCGAGGTGGAGAGCGCGCTCAAGGAGCTGCCGCAGATCCGCGAGGCGGTCGTCATGCCGTTCACCGACCGGCTCGGCGAACGGCAGCTCGCCGCCCACCTGGTGGCGGAGCCGGGGGCACGGCCGCTCCCCACCGAGCTGCGCGCCGCCCTGCGCGCGGTCCTCCCCGACCACGCCGTGCCCACCGCGTACGTCCTGCTCGACGAGCTGCCGCTGACCGCGAACCACAAGATCGACCGAGCCGCGCTGCCGGACCCGTCACAGGTCGGCCGACCACTGCGGGCGGCCGTCGGTGGGCGGGCCGCCGACCGGCTGGAGCGGCAGGTCACCGACCTCTGGTGCGAGGTGCTGGGGATCGCGGACGCGGGCCCCGACGACAACTTCTTCGACCTGGGGGGCACTTCGCTGCGGGTGGCGGCCGTCCATGAACGGCTCACCCGGGGCCTCGCCCCCGCTCTGCGGATGACCGACCTGTACCGGGCGCCGACCGTGCGCGCCCTGACCCGGCTCATCCGGCAGGCCACTGCCACTGCTGCCACCGCCACCGCCACTGCCACCACCGCCGCCGCCCTGGTCGGCCCGGACTCCGCAGCCGGGGCGGCACGCGGCACCCGCCGCCGCGCGGCGCGCGGCCTCCGGCGCACCCCGGCCCGCACACCCCACACCTCGACACCCCCGCTCCTCGGCGAGGACCGGACCAGCGCCCCGGGAGGGACTTGTGACTGA